A window of Corallococcus macrosporus DSM 14697 contains these coding sequences:
- a CDS encoding TetR/AcrR family transcriptional regulator, producing the protein MQRKGRRSNDERSATTRQALVSASRALFVEKGYAQTSTPEVVAAAAVTRGALYHHFEDKQALLRAVLEREFAELRRAIDAATPPGLDAREALIAGSLAYLDAMAVPGRTRLLLVDGPAVFGHAEMMALDDATAAGSLREGLAAVLGEGPFLPALASLLSAAFDRAALAISSGGDARTYRAAMLALIERVIAGAALNPPGPPADG; encoded by the coding sequence ATGCAGCGCAAGGGACGGCGAAGCAATGATGAGCGGAGCGCGACGACGCGGCAGGCGTTGGTGAGCGCGAGCCGGGCGCTCTTCGTGGAGAAGGGGTACGCGCAGACGTCCACGCCGGAGGTGGTGGCCGCCGCCGCCGTGACGCGGGGGGCGCTCTACCACCACTTCGAGGACAAGCAGGCGCTGCTGCGGGCGGTGCTCGAACGGGAATTCGCCGAGCTGCGGCGTGCCATCGACGCGGCGACGCCGCCAGGGCTGGACGCGCGCGAGGCGCTCATCGCTGGGAGCCTGGCCTATCTCGACGCGATGGCTGTCCCCGGCCGCACGCGCTTGCTGCTGGTGGATGGGCCGGCGGTGTTCGGCCATGCGGAGATGATGGCGCTGGATGACGCCACCGCCGCGGGCTCATTGAGGGAGGGGCTCGCCGCCGTGCTGGGCGAGGGGCCCTTCCTGCCCGCGCTCGCCAGCCTGCTGTCCGCCGCCTTCGACCGCGCCGCGTTGGCCATCAGCAGCGGCGGGGACGCCAGGACCTACCGCGCCGCGATGCTGGCGCTCATCGAGCGTGTCATCGCGGGCGCCGCTCTGAATCCACCCGGTCCGCCCGCTGACGGATGA
- a CDS encoding VOC family protein has product MKITSYYPVIMTNDVAGTAAFYTAHFGFSPRFTSDWYVHLQSDESEHVALAILDGRHETVPAAARGTVAGTILNFEVEDPDAVYRDVQAAGLPIHLPLRDEDFGQRHFITSDPNGVLIDVIKPIPPSEAFARQYEASALPVG; this is encoded by the coding sequence ATGAAAATCACCAGCTACTACCCGGTCATCATGACGAACGACGTCGCGGGCACGGCGGCGTTCTACACGGCGCACTTCGGCTTCAGCCCGCGCTTCACCAGCGACTGGTACGTGCACCTCCAGTCGGACGAGTCCGAGCACGTCGCGCTGGCCATCCTCGACGGGCGGCATGAGACGGTGCCCGCGGCGGCTCGGGGCACGGTGGCGGGGACGATTCTCAACTTCGAGGTCGAGGACCCGGACGCCGTCTACCGGGACGTGCAGGCGGCCGGCCTCCCCATCCACCTCCCGCTGCGGGACGAGGACTTCGGCCAGCGGCACTTCATCACCTCGGACCCCAACGGGGTGCTCATCGACGTCATCAAGCCCATTCCGCCGAGCGAGGCCTTCGCCAGGCAGTACGAGGCCAGCGCGCTGCCGGTCGGCTGA
- a CDS encoding TadE/TadG family type IV pilus assembly protein: MLTRSIRQSFRRNEGQALVLAALMVLVMSLAVLATVNIGHTVHERIRLQNTADAAAYSMAAMEARAFNFYAYANRTQVSHYVSAMMWQSLLSLIYSAEAFLTDLYGVMRTLNPCAGSPSGYWMFVCPLLQLVPIVGPLLRVVSSIMTLYRNTFLRGVQAAIRRTSGINPDEVIGGRIIPAHRILNGVMYFASQAVMLSASTHVVQSTQTVVNANDSNVDSMMSQLATGAYSQCLFSQAHSPHAGGSPLNPTSWKNPLGALDVTKRERDDPVARAKRSMGGITNATRYACDTASSGGLLECPQGFVTNRRLGDLLPIPDMLGFLKDFLSDGVDIDGVMQFGKIGQTRMLSSTFPNARTLRAGQGPGNNGRNYIRDWNDNLNPWGMMAQGDNLGSDDPYWLNLGPAEEGSGRFKIDNPLACTKDDDYWKCFGDNRRGKGDNNRARLPYRHMMKTSIWALNDVDSGRRRGGLHWRVNYSNFDRRWGGYVKPEGREGRYGIHETEICVVRIGDCRLHASVYAANVRPVQDGNHRWPGLVPFMHFEPGQLGSVCNPAANANMRQAAPRTADFNQPSTWVALNKSPDQVINRENADGAGSNAPALLNTQGKVSFAFSPESEGLEMMNNRKKFLGMVEGLNVISRGQAYYHRPGNWAEQPNFFNPYWRPRLASVYQGRHSLPALGGMLDALPGPLRGITPKIVTH, from the coding sequence ATGCTGACCCGGAGCATCCGTCAGAGTTTCCGCCGCAACGAAGGGCAGGCGTTGGTGCTCGCGGCGTTGATGGTGCTGGTCATGTCCCTGGCGGTGCTGGCCACCGTCAACATCGGCCACACCGTGCATGAGCGCATCCGCCTCCAGAACACGGCGGACGCGGCGGCGTACTCCATGGCGGCCATGGAGGCCCGGGCCTTCAACTTCTACGCATACGCCAACCGTACGCAGGTGTCACACTACGTGTCGGCGATGATGTGGCAGTCGTTGCTGTCGCTCATCTACTCGGCCGAGGCGTTCCTGACGGACCTCTACGGCGTCATGCGGACGCTGAATCCGTGCGCGGGTTCGCCGTCCGGCTACTGGATGTTCGTCTGTCCGCTCTTGCAGCTCGTGCCCATCGTCGGGCCCCTGCTCCGGGTGGTCAGCAGCATCATGACGCTCTACCGGAATACCTTCCTTCGGGGCGTGCAGGCGGCCATCCGGCGCACCAGCGGCATCAACCCGGACGAGGTCATCGGAGGACGCATCATCCCCGCGCATCGAATCCTGAACGGGGTGATGTACTTCGCTTCCCAGGCGGTGATGCTGTCGGCGTCCACTCATGTGGTGCAGTCCACCCAGACGGTGGTCAACGCGAACGACAGCAACGTCGACTCCATGATGAGCCAGTTGGCGACAGGCGCTTACAGTCAGTGCCTGTTCAGTCAGGCGCACAGCCCCCATGCGGGAGGCAGCCCGCTCAATCCCACGTCCTGGAAGAACCCGCTCGGTGCGCTGGACGTGACGAAGCGGGAGCGGGACGACCCTGTTGCCCGGGCCAAGCGCTCCATGGGCGGCATCACCAACGCCACCCGGTATGCCTGTGACACCGCGTCGTCAGGAGGCCTGCTGGAGTGCCCGCAGGGCTTCGTCACCAACCGCCGCCTGGGGGACCTCCTGCCGATTCCAGACATGCTCGGCTTCTTGAAGGACTTCCTCAGCGACGGGGTGGACATCGATGGCGTGATGCAGTTCGGCAAGATTGGCCAGACGCGCATGCTCTCCTCGACCTTTCCCAACGCGAGGACGCTCCGCGCCGGGCAGGGCCCCGGCAACAACGGGCGGAACTACATCCGGGACTGGAATGACAACCTCAACCCGTGGGGCATGATGGCCCAGGGGGACAATCTCGGCTCGGATGACCCGTACTGGCTGAACCTCGGGCCCGCCGAGGAGGGGAGCGGCCGCTTCAAGATTGACAACCCGCTCGCCTGCACCAAGGACGACGACTATTGGAAGTGCTTTGGCGACAACCGCCGGGGCAAGGGTGACAACAACCGGGCCCGGCTGCCCTACCGGCACATGATGAAGACGAGCATCTGGGCCCTCAATGACGTGGACAGTGGCCGCCGGCGCGGAGGGCTCCATTGGCGGGTGAACTACTCGAACTTCGACCGGCGCTGGGGCGGCTATGTGAAGCCCGAGGGGCGCGAGGGCCGCTATGGCATCCACGAGACGGAGATCTGCGTGGTGAGGATTGGCGACTGCAGGCTGCATGCAAGCGTCTACGCGGCGAACGTCCGGCCCGTGCAGGACGGCAACCACCGCTGGCCGGGGCTCGTGCCCTTCATGCACTTCGAGCCAGGGCAGCTCGGCTCGGTGTGCAACCCGGCCGCCAACGCCAACATGCGCCAGGCGGCGCCACGCACGGCGGACTTCAACCAGCCCTCCACCTGGGTGGCGCTGAACAAGTCGCCGGACCAGGTCATCAACCGTGAGAACGCGGATGGCGCCGGCTCCAACGCGCCGGCCCTGCTCAACACCCAGGGCAAGGTGTCCTTCGCCTTCTCACCGGAGAGCGAGGGCCTGGAGATGATGAACAACCGCAAGAAGTTCCTCGGCATGGTGGAGGGACTCAACGTCATCTCCCGCGGGCAGGCCTACTACCACCGGCCGGGCAACTGGGCGGAGCAGCCCAACTTCTTCAATCCCTATTGGCGCCCCCGGTTGGCCTCCGTGTACCAGGGCCGCCACTCCCTGCCCGCGCTGGGGGGCATGCTGGACGCGCTGCCCGGACCGCTCCGAGGCATCACGCCCAAGATCGTCACGCACTGA
- a CDS encoding DUF6585 family protein — protein sequence MAAAFLSFGSIYLLPRDFIKGLFRAQSAPIALLAGIPCGLYFIFWRASDVFVWLRSPPMLEVDEEGLRAGGTRIAWRNVNSITSVQDDDRLVLRHRGGTYRLRLNLWTDADELHDHVTRHTVNVLLPGVHRQVNAGKAVSFGPLTLSGAGLTHKKKLMRWDDIESIRFQDELDSGVSTRELVIAAQGRPLRIDEARITNAPVLLAYLSQRLAR from the coding sequence GTGGCCGCGGCGTTTCTCTCGTTCGGCTCGATTTACCTGCTCCCACGGGACTTCATCAAAGGACTCTTCCGCGCGCAGTCCGCGCCCATCGCCCTGCTGGCGGGCATCCCCTGCGGCCTCTACTTCATCTTCTGGCGGGCCAGCGATGTCTTCGTCTGGCTGCGCTCACCGCCCATGCTGGAGGTGGACGAGGAGGGGCTGCGCGCTGGCGGCACGCGAATCGCCTGGCGGAACGTGAACAGCATCACCTCGGTGCAGGATGACGACCGGCTCGTCCTGCGTCACCGCGGGGGGACCTACCGGCTGCGGCTGAACCTCTGGACGGACGCGGACGAGCTCCACGACCACGTGACGCGCCACACCGTCAACGTGCTGCTCCCTGGCGTGCACCGGCAGGTCAATGCCGGCAAGGCGGTGAGTTTCGGGCCACTCACGCTCAGCGGCGCCGGACTGACGCACAAGAAGAAGCTGATGCGCTGGGACGACATCGAGAGCATCCGCTTCCAGGACGAGCTCGACAGCGGTGTCTCCACGCGCGAGCTGGTCATCGCCGCCCAGGGCCGGCCGCTCAGGATTGACGAGGCCCGCATCACCAACGCGCCGGTCCTCCTCGCCTACCTGTCACAGCGGCTGGCCCGCTGA
- a CDS encoding TetR/AcrR family transcriptional regulator: MAGTRSEERDALRRAAILDAALECFLRFGYAKTSLDDIAKRANLSRPLLYLKFKNKEDIYAAVFESLFEARYPRVEQVLARPGTARDKLLQVYEIILLEPWALIAGAPMASEFYAACERLLPEVEARHRRRWLKYTQAVLASKPLSEVFMLAVDGLQSDLPAPRVLRQRLALLVERFTD, from the coding sequence ATGGCGGGCACCAGGAGCGAGGAGCGGGATGCGTTGCGCCGGGCGGCGATTCTGGACGCCGCGCTGGAGTGCTTCCTGCGGTTCGGCTACGCGAAGACGTCACTGGATGACATCGCGAAGCGGGCGAACCTGTCGCGCCCGCTGCTCTATCTGAAGTTCAAGAACAAGGAGGACATCTACGCGGCCGTCTTCGAGTCCCTCTTCGAGGCGCGCTATCCGCGGGTGGAGCAGGTGCTGGCGCGGCCGGGGACCGCGCGCGACAAGCTCCTCCAGGTCTACGAAATCATCCTGCTGGAGCCGTGGGCGCTGATTGCGGGGGCGCCCATGGCGTCCGAGTTCTACGCCGCCTGTGAGCGGCTGCTGCCGGAGGTGGAGGCCCGCCACCGGCGGCGCTGGCTCAAGTACACGCAGGCCGTCCTGGCGTCGAAGCCGCTCTCCGAGGTGTTCATGCTCGCGGTCGATGGGCTCCAGTCCGACCTGCCCGCGCCCCGGGTGCTGCGCCAGCGTCTGGCGTTGCTCGTCGAGCGGTTCACGGACTGA
- a CDS encoding MBL fold metallo-hydrolase: MTWRGRLAYAAMGTTALLALLLTAVAIEAWPALGTAADGARRARMERSPQWKDGHFDNPQPLRNDAWGSIASLFRPSPDVSPAPGALPSVSLDRSAFATPPVTGLRVTWLGHSTSLVELDGHRLLIDPVWGERTSPVSWIGPRRWYAPPLALAELPAVDAVAISHDHYDHLDHPTLLAMKDWDTTFIVPLGVGAHLVDWGIPESRIVELDWWERTRVGTLEVVCTPARHASGRTGIDKDATLWAGFAFLGPTHRVYYSGDTGLFPAMRDIGEKLGPFDLTMIEVGQYHGAWPDWHIGPEQAVTAHQWVRGRVLLPVHWGLFSLALHGWTEPVERVLAAGAAAGARVIVPKPGERVEPGAPPPPERWWPQLPWTTAEQDPIVSTQLD, translated from the coding sequence ATGACGTGGCGCGGGAGGCTGGCATATGCGGCGATGGGGACGACGGCGCTGCTGGCCCTGCTGTTGACCGCGGTCGCCATCGAGGCGTGGCCGGCCCTGGGGACGGCCGCGGACGGCGCGCGGCGGGCCCGGATGGAGCGCTCGCCGCAGTGGAAGGACGGCCACTTCGACAACCCGCAGCCCCTGCGCAACGACGCCTGGGGCTCCATCGCGAGCTTGTTCCGCCCCAGCCCCGACGTGAGCCCCGCGCCGGGCGCGCTGCCCTCGGTGTCACTGGACCGGAGCGCCTTCGCGACGCCGCCCGTCACGGGCCTCCGCGTCACCTGGCTCGGGCACTCGACGTCGCTCGTGGAGCTGGACGGGCACCGGCTTCTCATCGACCCGGTGTGGGGCGAGCGCACCTCGCCCGTGAGCTGGATAGGCCCCCGCCGCTGGTACGCGCCCCCGCTGGCGCTGGCGGAGCTGCCCGCCGTCGACGCGGTCGCCATCTCCCATGACCACTATGACCACCTCGACCACCCCACCCTGCTGGCGATGAAGGATTGGGACACGACCTTCATCGTGCCGCTCGGCGTCGGCGCGCACCTGGTGGACTGGGGCATCCCCGAGTCGCGCATCGTCGAGCTCGACTGGTGGGAGCGCACGCGCGTGGGGACGCTGGAGGTCGTCTGCACGCCCGCCCGGCATGCCTCGGGGCGGACCGGCATCGACAAGGACGCCACGCTGTGGGCGGGCTTCGCGTTCCTGGGCCCCACGCACCGCGTGTACTACTCGGGCGACACCGGCCTGTTCCCCGCCATGCGGGACATTGGCGAGAAGCTGGGCCCCTTCGACCTGACGATGATTGAAGTGGGCCAGTACCACGGCGCGTGGCCCGACTGGCACATCGGCCCCGAGCAGGCCGTCACCGCGCACCAGTGGGTCCGGGGCCGCGTGCTGCTGCCCGTGCACTGGGGCCTGTTCAGCCTGGCGCTGCATGGCTGGACCGAGCCCGTCGAGCGGGTGCTCGCCGCGGGAGCGGCCGCGGGGGCACGCGTCATCGTCCCGAAGCCGGGAGAGCGCGTCGAGCCCGGCGCGCCGCCTCCGCCCGAGCGCTGGTGGCCCCAGCTCCCCTGGACCACGGCGGAGCAGGACCCCATCGTCTCCACCCAGTTGGACTGA
- a CDS encoding gliding motility protein, whose product MGDVSESWEKRFRREVKEMDAALRGVLSRRQSDEALRAALEELARRPAFRSFTWLWGPALNARDRVRFRPLMLSCFSPSSITAAGKWVNPWTGENAAALEAWLADADRADDVELFRRLHAWKLAGLRGPQQAKTWREEVVRRVQAAPTRAARHLELAKLDSGWVRLDEPTALALDAVDAEAARPFILAHLPWSDTHERPSPWDTLRARAQARGDAALASALYRRLVDEPTWHRDALAFARTLPSPSALVAALKEHHPESHMPGAAQLFVELAETRGRDVVPYLLEHLRSVFPRWGVLGRKNAKGFPDLLALAWTRDWEDVWGALLRTSATPETYDAEVRRLVRDTASLPARTRRRLLLLAGAGGEWNLPGLGVARVQPLTDATATALYARFPELARGPFRMHVASGWRAAYPKLVTRALEANDEDLLDFLASRAAMHTPTPRDTKEWEQVLDALASHYEALPKEGGVFARRAANALGALPAYAIWNFDALVEKNRLARLFFLRSDDFYLAEPRAVRDLLEAPQIHVQALAFRLLGRDSARAREVAAQNLDLLQATLLRPLHRRTRHAAFAALANAAAHGVEAARVLVPRVRDAFALPDTRYPKESLMALLAHMLTRWPELRGPAEVPHVFGLPVKGDGA is encoded by the coding sequence ATGGGGGACGTGAGTGAAAGCTGGGAGAAGCGGTTCCGCCGCGAGGTGAAGGAGATGGACGCCGCCCTGCGGGGCGTCCTGTCCCGGAGACAATCCGACGAAGCGCTTCGCGCCGCGCTCGAGGAGCTCGCGCGCCGCCCCGCCTTCCGGTCCTTCACCTGGCTGTGGGGGCCCGCCCTCAACGCCAGGGACCGGGTCCGCTTCCGGCCCCTCATGCTGTCCTGCTTCTCCCCCAGCAGCATCACCGCCGCGGGGAAGTGGGTGAACCCCTGGACGGGGGAGAACGCGGCCGCGCTGGAGGCCTGGCTCGCGGACGCGGACCGCGCCGACGACGTGGAGCTGTTTCGCCGCCTTCATGCCTGGAAGCTCGCGGGCCTGCGCGGGCCCCAACAGGCGAAGACCTGGCGGGAGGAGGTGGTGCGGCGTGTCCAGGCCGCCCCCACCCGCGCGGCGCGGCACCTCGAGCTCGCCAAGCTGGACAGCGGCTGGGTCAGGCTGGACGAGCCCACCGCCCTGGCGCTGGACGCGGTGGACGCGGAGGCCGCCCGGCCCTTCATCCTGGCGCACCTGCCCTGGAGCGACACCCACGAGCGCCCCTCTCCGTGGGACACGCTGCGCGCGCGCGCCCAGGCCCGGGGGGACGCGGCGCTGGCCTCCGCCCTCTACCGGCGGTTGGTGGATGAGCCCACGTGGCACCGCGATGCCCTGGCCTTCGCGCGCACCCTCCCGTCCCCGTCCGCGCTGGTCGCCGCGCTGAAGGAGCACCACCCGGAGTCGCACATGCCGGGCGCGGCGCAGCTCTTCGTGGAGCTGGCGGAGACGCGCGGACGCGACGTGGTGCCCTACCTGCTCGAGCACCTGAGGTCCGTGTTCCCCCGTTGGGGCGTGCTGGGACGGAAGAACGCGAAGGGCTTCCCGGACCTGCTGGCGCTCGCGTGGACGCGGGACTGGGAGGACGTCTGGGGCGCGCTGCTGCGGACGTCGGCCACGCCGGAGACGTATGACGCGGAGGTGCGGCGGCTGGTGCGGGACACCGCGTCGCTCCCCGCCCGGACCCGGCGCAGGCTGCTCCTGCTGGCGGGCGCGGGAGGCGAATGGAACCTCCCAGGCCTGGGCGTGGCCCGGGTGCAACCCCTGACGGACGCCACCGCCACCGCCCTGTACGCGCGCTTCCCGGAGCTGGCGCGAGGCCCCTTCCGCATGCACGTCGCGTCTGGCTGGCGCGCCGCGTACCCCAAGCTGGTGACGCGCGCGCTGGAGGCGAATGACGAGGACCTGCTGGACTTCCTCGCCAGCCGCGCCGCCATGCACACGCCCACGCCGCGCGACACGAAGGAATGGGAGCAGGTGCTCGACGCGCTGGCCTCGCACTACGAGGCCCTGCCCAAGGAAGGGGGCGTCTTCGCCCGCCGCGCCGCCAACGCGCTGGGGGCCCTGCCCGCCTACGCCATCTGGAACTTCGACGCGCTCGTGGAGAAGAACCGGCTGGCGCGGCTGTTCTTCCTCCGCTCGGACGACTTCTACCTGGCCGAGCCCCGCGCGGTGAGAGACCTGCTGGAGGCGCCGCAGATTCACGTCCAGGCGCTGGCCTTCCGCCTGCTCGGCCGCGACTCCGCGCGCGCCCGCGAGGTGGCCGCGCAGAACCTGGACCTGCTCCAGGCCACCCTGCTGCGGCCGCTGCACCGGCGCACGCGCCACGCCGCCTTCGCCGCGCTGGCCAACGCCGCCGCCCACGGCGTGGAGGCCGCCCGCGTGCTGGTGCCGCGCGTGCGTGACGCCTTCGCGCTGCCGGACACGCGCTACCCCAAGGAGTCGCTGATGGCGCTCCTGGCCCACATGCTGACCCGCTGGCCCGAGCTGCGCGGCCCGGCGGAAGTCCCCCACGTCTTCGGCCTGCCCGTGAAAGGAGACGGCGCGTGA
- a CDS encoding reverse transcriptase family protein yields MSWFDASLSWLKGLFSRPVTRSTTGLDAPLDAHGRPLDVVRETVTTSGPLKPGHLRRIHRDARLLPKGVRRYTPGRKKWMEAAEARRLFSATLRTRNRNLRDLLPDEAQLARYGLPIWRTEADVAAALGISVGMLRHYSLHRPRERVRHYVTFAVPKRSGGHRLIHAPKRRLKALQRRLLELLVSKLPVSPQAHGFVAERSIKTGAAPHVGRRVVLKLDLKDFFPSVTSARVRGLLIALGYGYPVAATLAVLMTEAERQPVEVEGAVFHVPVGPRVCVQGASTSPGLCNAVLLRLDRRLAGLARRYGYTYTRYADDLSFSGDDVAALERVRALAARYVREEGFEVNRDKTRVQRQGGAQRVTGVTVNATLGLSRQERRRLRAMLHQEGQAGDDEARRARLDGLLAYVKMLNPEQAERLARRRKPRRS; encoded by the coding sequence ATGAGCTGGTTCGACGCCTCCCTGTCCTGGCTCAAGGGGCTGTTCAGCCGCCCCGTGACACGAAGCACCACCGGGCTGGACGCGCCCCTGGACGCCCACGGCCGCCCGCTGGACGTGGTGCGTGAGACGGTCACCACCTCCGGCCCCCTCAAGCCCGGACACCTGCGGCGGATTCACCGGGACGCGCGGCTGCTCCCCAAGGGCGTCCGCCGCTACACCCCGGGCCGGAAGAAGTGGATGGAGGCCGCCGAGGCCCGGCGGCTGTTCTCCGCCACGCTGCGCACGCGGAACCGGAACCTGCGCGATTTGCTGCCCGACGAGGCGCAGCTTGCCCGCTACGGGCTGCCAATCTGGCGCACCGAGGCGGACGTGGCCGCGGCCCTGGGCATCTCCGTGGGCATGCTGCGCCACTACAGCCTCCACCGCCCGCGTGAGCGGGTGCGCCACTACGTGACGTTCGCGGTGCCCAAGCGCTCCGGCGGCCACCGGCTGATTCACGCGCCCAAGCGCCGGCTGAAGGCCCTGCAACGCCGGCTGCTGGAGCTGCTGGTGTCGAAGCTCCCCGTCAGCCCGCAGGCCCATGGCTTCGTGGCGGAGCGCTCCATCAAGACGGGCGCGGCGCCCCACGTGGGGCGGCGGGTGGTGCTGAAGCTCGACCTGAAGGACTTCTTCCCCTCCGTCACCTCGGCGCGGGTGCGCGGGCTGCTCATCGCCCTGGGCTACGGCTACCCCGTGGCGGCGACGCTCGCGGTGTTGATGACGGAGGCCGAGCGGCAACCCGTGGAGGTGGAGGGCGCCGTCTTCCACGTCCCGGTGGGCCCGCGCGTCTGCGTGCAGGGCGCCTCCACCAGCCCCGGCCTGTGCAACGCGGTGCTGCTGCGGCTGGACCGGCGGCTGGCGGGCCTGGCGCGCCGCTACGGCTATACGTACACGCGCTACGCGGATGACCTCAGCTTCTCCGGTGATGACGTCGCGGCGCTGGAGCGGGTGCGCGCGCTGGCCGCGCGCTATGTTCGTGAGGAGGGCTTCGAGGTCAACCGCGACAAGACGCGCGTGCAACGCCAGGGCGGCGCCCAGCGCGTCACGGGCGTCACCGTCAACGCGACGCTGGGCTTGTCTCGCCAGGAGCGGCGGCGGCTCCGGGCGATGCTGCACCAGGAGGGGCAGGCGGGTGACGACGAGGCACGACGCGCGCGCCTCGACGGACTGCTGGCCTACGTGAAGATGCTCAACCCGGAGCAGGCGGAGCGCCTCGCTCGCCGGCGCAAGCCGCGCCGGAGCTGA
- a CDS encoding KamA family radical SAM protein, with amino-acid sequence MSVMSNAALALSTGRRYRAFTNRHLDELTTRAGLPADERLAVQAVAQVLPFRTNSYVVDELIDWDAAPADPIYRLVFPQADMLPADDVARIADLLRAGASPLELNAAANQIRARLNPHPAGQMQLNVPKLANDEPVPGLQHKYKETVLIFPKQGQTCHAYCTYCFRWAQFVGDADLKFASREIEPLVEYIRSHPEVTNVLFTGGDPMIMTEAVLAKYIEPLLDIEHLEAIRIGTKALAYWPQRFVTDPDADDVLRLFEKVVASGKSLAFMAHFSHPNEMVPEIVQEAVRRIRGTGAVIRTQAPLIRTINDAPDTWESMWRTHLRHGMVPYYMFVERDTGPQDYFAVPLAEAYDIFRNAYQNVSGLARTVRGPSMSATPGKVCVDGVAEIAGEKVFVLHFIQARDPALVGKPFFAKYDEKASWLFDLKPALGATHFPWEAPSSRT; translated from the coding sequence ATGAGCGTCATGTCAAACGCAGCACTGGCTCTGTCCACCGGGCGTCGCTATCGGGCCTTCACGAACCGGCACCTGGACGAGCTGACAACCCGGGCTGGGCTCCCTGCGGACGAGCGGCTCGCGGTGCAAGCGGTCGCGCAGGTGCTGCCCTTCCGGACCAACAGCTACGTCGTGGACGAGCTCATCGACTGGGACGCCGCTCCCGCGGACCCCATCTACCGGCTCGTCTTCCCGCAGGCGGACATGCTGCCCGCGGACGACGTTGCGCGCATCGCGGACCTGCTGCGCGCCGGGGCGTCCCCGCTGGAGCTGAACGCGGCGGCCAACCAGATTCGCGCGCGGCTCAATCCCCACCCCGCCGGGCAGATGCAGCTCAACGTCCCCAAGCTGGCCAATGACGAGCCCGTCCCGGGCCTCCAGCACAAGTACAAGGAGACGGTGCTCATCTTCCCCAAGCAAGGACAGACGTGCCACGCCTACTGCACGTACTGCTTCCGCTGGGCGCAGTTCGTGGGAGACGCGGACCTGAAGTTCGCCTCGCGGGAAATCGAGCCGCTGGTGGAGTACATCCGCTCCCATCCCGAGGTCACCAACGTGCTGTTCACCGGTGGCGACCCGATGATCATGACCGAGGCCGTGCTGGCGAAGTACATCGAGCCGCTGCTGGACATCGAGCACCTGGAGGCCATCCGCATCGGCACCAAGGCGCTGGCCTACTGGCCCCAGCGCTTCGTCACGGACCCGGACGCGGACGACGTCCTGCGCCTGTTCGAGAAGGTCGTCGCCTCTGGAAAGAGCCTGGCCTTCATGGCGCACTTCTCCCACCCCAATGAGATGGTCCCCGAGATTGTCCAGGAGGCGGTGCGCCGCATCCGGGGCACCGGCGCGGTCATCCGCACCCAGGCGCCGCTCATCCGCACCATCAACGACGCGCCGGACACCTGGGAGAGCATGTGGCGCACGCACCTGCGCCACGGCATGGTGCCCTACTACATGTTCGTGGAGCGGGACACCGGCCCCCAGGACTACTTCGCGGTGCCGCTCGCCGAGGCCTACGACATCTTCCGCAATGCCTACCAGAACGTGTCTGGCCTGGCGCGGACGGTGCGCGGCCCGTCCATGTCCGCCACGCCCGGCAAGGTGTGCGTGGACGGCGTGGCGGAGATTGCCGGCGAGAAGGTCTTCGTCCTGCACTTCATCCAGGCGCGCGACCCGGCGCTGGTCGGCAAGCCCTTCTTCGCGAAGTACGACGAGAAGGCCTCCTGGCTCTTCGACCTCAAGCCCGCGCTGGGCGCCACCCACTTCCCGTGGGAAGCGCCGTCCTCGCGGACCTGA
- a CDS encoding Mpo1-like protein, translating into MAGTCAKPAMLVPTKVTWSELGRHTRLPPPGTGDPVARRLPAAPERAYRGGMLGDRSWDEWISEYSKSHTHTVNRFCHTVGIPMIAASVPLAAASPFVPRLWKVPTALFVVGWAFQFVGHAFERKPPEFLKDWRFLFVGLRWWAAKVAGRA; encoded by the coding sequence GTGGCGGGCACCTGCGCGAAGCCCGCGATGCTGGTGCCCACGAAGGTGACGTGGTCGGAGCTCGGCCGTCACACTCGCCTGCCTCCTCCCGGGACGGGCGACCCCGTGGCCCGGCGCCTTCCTGCCGCGCCCGAGCGTGCATACCGTGGCGGCATGCTCGGCGACCGTTCATGGGATGAGTGGATTTCGGAGTACTCGAAAAGCCACACCCACACCGTCAATCGCTTCTGCCATACCGTGGGCATTCCGATGATTGCGGCGTCGGTGCCCCTGGCGGCGGCTTCTCCCTTCGTCCCGCGGCTGTGGAAGGTCCCCACCGCCCTGTTCGTGGTGGGCTGGGCGTTCCAGTTCGTGGGCCACGCCTTCGAGCGCAAGCCCCCTGAGTTCCTCAAGGACTGGCGCTTCCTCTTCGTGGGCCTGCGCTGGTGGGCCGCGAAGGTGGCGGGGAGGGCGTAG